One genomic window of Lepeophtheirus salmonis chromosome 5, UVic_Lsal_1.4, whole genome shotgun sequence includes the following:
- the Iswi gene encoding chromatin-remodeling complex ATPase chain Iswi — protein sequence MMTRMDDEHNRGPGGKSKAIEYLLKQTDMFAHFLGSSSTSNSGGGAGKGRPKKGLNAEGDHRHRMTEEEEDEEMLSELNESKKRPGASPCTIFDESPNYIKNGKLRDYQVRGLNWMISLYENGLNGILADEMGLGKTLQTISLLGYMKHYRSDPGPHMVLVPKTTLANWMNEFKKWCPTLRAVCLIGDQETRNKFIRDTMMPGGWDVLVTSFEMLLREKSVFKKFTWRYMVIDEAHRIKNEESKLSLIVREIKTTNRLLLTGTPLQNNLHELWALLNFLLPEVFSSSNDFDKWFNTDTCLGDDSLVKRLHGILKPFVLRRLKSDVEKSLLPKKETNIYMSLSKMQREWYTKILMKDIDIVNGAGKVEKMRLQNILMQLRKCVNHPYLFDGAEPGPPYTTDEHLVENSGKLQVIDKLLPKLKEQESRVLIFTQMTRILDILEDYCWFRGYSYCRIDGQTSHEDRVRQIDEYNMPNSEKFIFMLSTRAGGLGINLYTADIVILFDSDWNPQADLQAMDRAHRIGQKKQVKVFRLVMENTVDEKIVERAAIKLRLDRMIIQQGRISDQKQNINKDDMLNIIRHGAKQVFSKTEDGITDAEIDQILDRGEAKTEEENKKLAQLGESSLRGFTLDTKEESGTIYNFEGQDFKSKQRDEIGMNWIAPPKRERKANYAVDAYFREALRVGAAEPKAHKAPRPPKQPMVQDFQFFPPRLFELLDQEIYHYRKTLGYKVPVNPDLGSEAKKIQKEEQKRIDEVEDLTEEEQEEKEELLTQGFTNWTKRDFNQFIRLHEKYGRDDIESISREVEGKTPEEVLEYSKVFWERCSELQDVDRIMAQIEKGEAKIQRRFHIKKALDAKINRYRAPFHQLRIAYGTNKGKNYTEEEDRFLVCMLHKLGFDKENVYDELRSAIRNAPQFRFDWFIKSRTAMELQRRCNTLITLIERENHEIEEKEKAEMKKKKGSKADSKSNNSASTKNQKRKGDSKEEETSSKKKSKK from the exons ATGATGACAAGGATGGATGACGAGCACAACCGAGGGCCTGGAGGCAAAAGTAAGGCCATTGAGTACCTATTGAAGCAAACGGATATGTTTGCGCACTTTTTGGGGTCTTCCTCTACCTCAAACAGCGGCGGTGGAGCGGGAAAGGGTAGGCCCAAGAAAGGGTTGAATGCAGAAGGAGATCATCGTCACCGTATGACGGAAGAGGAGGAGGACGAGGAGATGTTGTCTGAGTTGAATGAGAGCAAGAAGCGTCCCGGAGCCTCTCCTTGCACCATCTTCGACGAATCCCCGAATTACATCAAGAACGGGAAGCTGCGCGACTATCAGGTGCGCGGGCTCAACTGGATGATCAGTCTCTACGAAAACGGACTGAACGGGATTCTGGCAGATGAAATGGGGCTGGGGAAAACGCTTCAAACCATTTCTTTGTTGGGCTATATGAAGCATTACCGAAGCGACCCTGGGCCACACATGGTCCTTGTACCCAAAACCACTCTGGCCAATTGGATGAATGAGTTCAAGAAGTGGTGCCCCACGCTGCGAGCTGTTTGTCTGATTGGGGATCAAGAAACCAGGAACAAGTTTATTCGTGACACGATGATGCCAGGAGGTTGGGACGTTCTCGTTACTTCCTTTGAAATGCTTCTCAGAGAAAAATCCGTGTTTAAAAAGTTTACATGGAGATATATGGTCATTGATGAGGCACATcgtattaaaaatgaagagtCCAAACTCTCTCTTATCGTCAGAGAGATTAAAACAACAAACCGTCTTCTTCTCACGGGAACACCCCTTCAAAATAATCTACATGAACTCTGGGCTCTACTCAACTTCCTTCTTCCTGAAGTGTTCAGTTCCTCCAATGATTTCGACAAATGGTTTAATACAGATACGTGCTTGGGAGATGATAGCTTAGTGAAGCGTCTTCATGGTATTTTAAAACCGTTTGTGTTACGGCGTCTCAAATCTGATGTAGAAAAGTCACTTCTTCCAAAGAAGGAGACGAATATTTATATGAGTTTATCCAAGATGCAGAGAGAATGGTATACAAAAATTCTTATGAAGGATATCGATATTGTGAATGGAGCTGGAAAGGTGGAAAAAATGAGACTTCAAAACATCCTTATGCAGCTTCGTAAATGTGTCAATCATCCATATCTCTTTGATGGAGCTGAGCCTGGGCCTCCCTATACGACAGATGAACATTTGGTGGAAAATTCTGGGAAATTGCAAGTTATTGATAAACTCCTTCCAAAATTGAAGGAACAGGAATCTCGCGTCCTCATCTTTACTCAAATGACTCGtatattagatattttggaGGATTACTGTTGGTTTAGAGGCTATTCTTATTGTCGTATTGATGGACAAACTTCCCATGAAGATCGTGTCAGGCAAATTGATGAATACAATATGCCAAACtctgaaaagtttatttttatgttatctaCACGTGCAGGAGGTCTgggtattaatttatatactgCCGACATTGTTATACTTTTTGATTCTGATTGGAATCCACAAGCTGATCTTCAGGCTATGGACAGAGCGCATCGAATTGGTCAAAAGAAGCAGGTGAAAGTCTTTAGACTAGTAATGGAAAATACtgttgatgaaaaaattgttgAGAGGGCCGCTATTAAACTTCGATTGGATCGCATGATTATCCAACAAGGACGTATATctgatcaaaaacaaaatattaataaagatgatATGCTAAATATTATTCGCCACGGAGCTAAGCAAGTATTTAGTAAGACAGAAGATGGCATCACTGATGCAGAAATTGATCAAATATTGGATAGAGGAGAGGCTAAAACAGAAGAAGAGAATAAAAAGTTGGCTCAACTGGGAGAGTCATCATTACGTGGATTTACATTGGATACTAAAGAGGAATCCGgcactatttataattttgaaggaCAAGATTTTAAATCTAAGCAGAGAGATGAAATCGGAATGAATTGGATTGCTCCTCCtaagagagaaagaaaggcCAACTATGCTGTAGATGCGTATTTTAGGGAAGCCTTAAGGGTTGGTGCTGCAGAGCCAAAAGCACATAAGGCTCCAAGACCTCCCAAACAACCAATGGTTCAAGACTTTCAATTCTTTCCTCCTAGACTCTTTGAGCTATTAGATCAAGAAATATACCATTATCGCAAAACCCTTGGGTACAAAGTGCCTGTTAACCCAGACTTGGGCTCTGaagccaaaaaaattcaaaaagaagaacAGAAAAGAATAGACGAGGTTGAGGACTTGACAGAGGAAGAacaggaagaaaaagaagaactaTTAACTCAG GGATTTACGAACTGGACTAAAAGAgatttcaatcaatttattcGACTTCATGAAAAATATGGAAGAGATGATATCGAATCAATTTCTCGTGAAGTCGAGGGCAAGACTCCCGAGGAAGTGTTGGAATATAGTAAAGTTTTTTGGGAGCGATGCTCAGAGTTACAGGATGTTGATCGCATTATGGCTCAGATTGAGAAGGGTGAAGCAAAAATCCAACGACGTTTCCATATAAAAAAGGCTTTAGATGCCAAAATCAATCGGTACCGTGCACCTTTTCATCAACTCCGAATAGCATATGGAACCAACAAAGGAAAGAACTATACAGAAGAAGAAGATAGGTTTTTAGTGTGCATGCTACATAAGTTAGGTTTTGACAAAGAAAATGTTTATGATGAACTTCGTTCTGCAATTCGCAATGCACCTCAATTTCGATTTGACTGGTTTATAAAGTCGCGAACAGCCATGGAGCTCCAGAGGCGGTGTAATACTCTAATTACTTTAATTGAGAGGGAAAATCATGAAAtcgaagaaaaagaaaaagctgagatgaaaaagaagaaaggcaGTAAAGCGGACTCAAAATCCAACAATAGTGCTTCGACCAAAAAtcagaaaagaaaaggagactCGAAAGAAGAGGAAACATCTAGTAAGAAGAAGTCAAAAAAATGA